From one Pseudomonadota bacterium genomic stretch:
- a CDS encoding thiamine pyrophosphate-dependent dehydrogenase E1 component subunit alpha: MSRDDLPPQFVPTAQPVEPHRLLEVDGALVAGATAPMTDDQALEALRLMMLGRAFDTKCFSLQRQGKMGTFAPMHGQEASIVGSAMALNPETDWITPQYREMPAAIRQGMPLKNIILYRQGHPAGGVVPPGVNVMQFNISLAAQIPHAVGLAWGMRLQGTSGVAVAYFGDGSSSEGDFHESCNLAGVTKAPAIFLLQNNQWAISTPRDIQSAAIDLAARAPGYGFPGVSVDGNDLFAVYRVMCDAVERARNGDGPTLIECHTYRMWAHTTADDPTRYVDDDVQAVWAARDPIERVQQYLTGRGRWDAELAAAWDSEIAAEVQAGFDAAAAEPPAGPESLYEHVFAEPTPSLVRQRRAHLEER; this comes from the coding sequence ATGAGCCGCGACGATTTGCCCCCTCAGTTTGTGCCGACGGCGCAGCCAGTCGAACCGCACAGGCTGCTCGAGGTCGACGGCGCCCTGGTGGCCGGGGCGACCGCGCCAATGACCGATGACCAGGCGCTCGAGGCACTGCGCCTGATGATGTTGGGCCGTGCCTTCGACACCAAGTGCTTCAGCTTGCAGCGCCAGGGCAAAATGGGCACGTTCGCACCGATGCACGGGCAGGAGGCGTCGATCGTCGGCTCGGCGATGGCCTTGAACCCCGAGACCGACTGGATCACGCCGCAGTACCGCGAGATGCCCGCGGCGATCCGCCAGGGCATGCCACTCAAGAACATCATCCTCTACCGCCAGGGCCACCCTGCCGGTGGTGTGGTGCCGCCCGGCGTCAACGTCATGCAGTTCAACATCTCGCTCGCGGCGCAGATCCCGCATGCTGTCGGGCTCGCCTGGGGGATGCGGCTGCAGGGCACGTCCGGTGTGGCCGTGGCCTACTTCGGCGACGGGTCGTCCTCCGAGGGGGATTTCCACGAGAGCTGCAACCTCGCCGGTGTGACGAAGGCGCCGGCGATTTTCCTGTTGCAGAACAACCAGTGGGCGATTTCGACGCCGCGCGACATCCAGAGCGCGGCGATCGACCTCGCAGCGCGCGCGCCGGGCTACGGCTTCCCGGGTGTCTCGGTCGACGGCAACGACCTGTTCGCGGTCTACCGTGTCATGTGCGACGCGGTCGAGCGCGCGCGCAATGGCGACGGCCCGACGCTGATCGAATGCCACACCTACCGCATGTGGGCGCACACGACGGCCGATGACCCGACCCGTTACGTCGACGATGATGTGCAAGCGGTGTGGGCCGCACGGGACCCGATCGAACGCGTCCAGCAGTACCTCACGGGCCGTGGCCGTTGGGACGCCGAGCTGGCCGCTGCGTGGGACTCCGAGATCGCGGCGGAGGTCCAGGCGGGGTTTGACGCCGCCGCGGCCGAGCCGCCGGCAGGCCCGGAGAGCCTGTACGAGCACGTTTTCGCCGAACCCACCCCGTCGCTGGTGCGCCAGCGG